A segment of the Xenopus tropicalis strain Nigerian chromosome 6, UCB_Xtro_10.0, whole genome shotgun sequence genome:
ctccccctcccttctctcctctctccccccctctctccccctcccatctctcctttttcccctcccatctctcttctcttccccttccttctcctgctccccctcccatatctcttctctccctctcccatctctcctctctccccctcccaaatctcttctctccccctcccatctcccttctctccccctcccatttctCCTCTCTCCACCtcccttctctcctctctctccctcccatctgtgctgtgtaatctgagctacctgcagccagagctgcagcaggaagctacagagaccaagctaaaatggcagctgctatcttaaacagagggagcttctagggctgttactcaggcaggtaaagctttctgcagaacaaatatagggttctaggtggcactaatgtggccaatctattggcagtaaatagGACAGTCTTAGGACTTCACGGGGCTCCTTTAAGCTTGTTATGTAGGTTGACAATTATTTTCATGAACATAAAGTAATTAGTGGCCTAGATGACTACAGAGGGGTAGAAGTGAGAAAATGATGGTCTTGACTCACCCACTGTTCTGCGACTTGCCCCTGAAGGGGTACTTTTCACATCCAAGCCTTTTCTCGTTATGGTGGTATCTGGGGGTCTGGTCGCTTTTTTGGCTGTTGTATTCATCGTTGGGTTCCCCATACTAATAGGTGTAAGGATTGCGGCTGATGTGCTTGTAAAGTTGTTTGTCAGATTAGCCATATAGGTACTGGTTATGGGACTGGTAGTGGGTGAGGCTGTACTATAGGTTGTACTATAGGTTGTAAGGCTGCTATTGCTCGGTGAAGTTGCATTGTAGTTGATACTAGTAGGATTAGTTGCTGTACTGGTTATTATTCTGCTCACTGGCAAAGTGGTAGTAGAGGTTGTATTTGTTATGGGACTGTTTGTTGTGGAAGTTGCATTAGAGTTGTTGGAGTTGATGGATTGATAGGTTGCATTGGTTACTACACTAGTAATTGGCAAAGTTAGTATATAGGTTACTGGGCTAACGGTGCTTTTAGGTGTCGTATTGTTACTGCTATTTGGGCTGCTAGTGATATTGGTTAAAAGACAGCCAGTAACATTACTTGTAGTATCGGTTACAAGGTTTGTACCTGAGACTTCTGTTGCTTTAGTAGTAGCAATGGTAGTAGCAGCAGTAGTAGCAGCAGTAGTAGCAATGGTAGTTGTAGAAATGGTAGCAGCAATtgtagtagtagcagtagtagcagtagtagcagtagtagcAATGGTAGTAGGGGTTGTCACAGTAGTAGATCCTCCCTCTCCTGATCCACCCAAATTATTGTTGGCACCAGTTCCCTTGTTGAGACCAGGAGGAGTTACTACATTAGGTTCTATGTCATTTTGATCTTCTGCACTTTGGGCCCTAATAACCGGATCGGTTCCTCTTGTACTGGCACCAGTAGGGCCACGGCCAGTAATTACTATTTGCTTGGTGCCATTATCATACCCAGTTGCTGTGGCAGTTGCCACAGTGGTACCAGTGTCGGGTTTGGCAGCAGCCATCCCGCGGATTGCAATGTTTTTGGCCACAAGGCGACCAATCGCAGCCATTGTTGCTCCCTGAACACCAGTCCCAGTCTGAGCGGCCGGTGCCACAGGAATGCCAGTCCCAGTCTGAGCGGCCGGTGCCACAGGAATGCCAGTCTCAGTCTGAGCGGCCGGTGCCACAGGAATGCCAGTCTCAGTCTGAGCCGACGGTGCCACAGGAATGCCAGTCCCAGTCTGAGCGGCCGGTGCCACAGGAATGCCAGTCTCAGTCTGAGCCGACGGTGCCACAGGAATGCCAGTCCCAGTCTGAGCCGACGGTGCCACAGGAATGCCAGTCTCAGTCTGAGCCGACGGTGCCACAGGAATGCCAGTCCCAGTCTGAGCCGCCGGTGCCAAAGGGATGCCAGTCCCAGTCTGAGCCGCCGGTGCCAAAGGGATGCCAGTCCCAGTCTGAGCCACCGGTGCCACAGGAATGCCAGTCCCAGTCTGAGCTGCCAGTGCCACAGGAATGCCAGTCTCAGTCTGAGCCGCCGGTGCCACATTAATGCCAGTCTCAGTCTGAGCTGCTGGTGCCACAGTAGTCCTAGTCCTAATCCTAGATTTTTTTACATGAGGTTTCTGCTTGATGCCAGTCACATTGGACCCCACATTGGCATACGTGCCAGTTTTCATATGGGACAGGGCCAGGCTTGTGCTGAATGTGTGGGTAACTGGGGTTGTGGGTTCGGTACAACCGGGCACAGGGGCTGAAGGGCAGAGCAAGAGAATGAATATAACAGCATTTATTATCAGTATCAAACAATGTCTGCATATATGTATCTCTATAGCACTATTTATATATGTTGGAACCTGGGTCGGTCCCTCGGTTGGGACCTGGGTCAGTGCCTAAGTCAGTCCCTTAGTTGGAACCTGGGTTGGGACCTGGATCGGTCCCTTGATTGAAATCTGGGTCAGTCCCTTGGTTGGAACCTGGGTCAGTGCCTAAGTCAGTCCCTTGGTTGGAACCTGGGTTGGTCCCTAGGTCAGTCCCTTGGTTGGAACCTGGGTTGGTCTCTGGGTCAGTCCCTTGATTGAAATCTGGGTCAGTCCCTTGGTTGGAACCTGGGTCGGTCCCTTGGCTGGAACCTGGGTCAGTGCCTAAGTCAGTCCCTTGGTTGGAACCTGGGTTGGTCCCTAGGTCAGTGCCTTGGTTGGAACCTGGGTTGGTCTCTGGGTCAGTCCCTTGGTTGAAATCTGGGTCGGACCCTTGGTTGGAACCTGGGTTGGTCCCTGGGTTAGTCCCTTGGTTGGAACCTGGGTTGGTCCCTGGGTTGGTCCCTTGGTTGAAATCTGGGTCAGCCCCTTGGTTGGAACCTGGGTTGGTCCCTGGGTCGGTCGCTTGGTTGGAATCTGGGTCGGCCCCTTGGTTGGAACCTTGGTTGGTCCCTGGGACGGTCCCTTGGTTGGAATCTGGGTCGGCCCCTTGGTTGGAACCTGGGTTGGTCCCTGGGACAGTCCCTTGGTTTGAATCTGGGCCGGTCCCTTGGTTGGAACCTGGGTTGGTCCCTAGGACAGTCCCTTGGTTGAAATCTGGGTCAGCCCCTTGGTTGGAACCTGGGTTGGTCCCTGGGTCGGTCGCTTGGTTGGAATCTGGGTCGGCCCCTTGGTTGGAACCTTGGTTGGTCCCTGGGACGGTCCCTTGGTTGGAATCTGGGTCGGCCCCTTGGTTGGAACCTGGGTTGGTCCCTGGGACAGTCCCTTGGTTGGAATCTGGTCCGGTCCCTTGGTTGGAACCTGGGTTGGTCCCTGGGACAGTCCCTTGGTTGGAATCTGGGTCAGCCCCTTGGTTGGAACCTGGGTTGGTCCCTTGGTTGGCCCCTGGGTCAACTTTACTTCAAGCTACTTTGAGTAACTCTGTATTTACTCACTTgataaaaagccacccaacccccTAAAGTATCAGGTTCACTGCTATAAAACCATGCACAGTATATTCATAATGTCCTTAAAGAGCTTAAATATTCTCCAACAAATAAGATtcatggggccgattcacaaaaggttgagtgatgcagccgccagtttgcagggaaattggcattttcagaacagtaatggttacgtgcgtaatagcgagCGCTGATACAGCAGGCGGCAAAATATATCGCTTGAAAGAAGCAATAATATGCTATAAATAGccctcgttttatcgccctttagtgaatcggccccattgagtGAGGGGGGGAATGTAGACAATATTGTCCATATTCCATATCTgcttaagggggtggttcacctctaaGATAACATTAAATATAATGGGGCTGCCATCGGTAATCTTGGGGTTCCATACAACTAATGTAGCAGAGCTCTACCCCTGGGGGGCTCCAATCATTTTCCCACCAGTCAACTGGCCCATGGATGGAGGGACCGATGGAAAAAATGCCTTTACTTGCCCGGACACATCCCTGATCCCCCCTAGACCCTACCCAATTATGCCCAAACCCCCCCAATTATGCCCAAACCCCACTCATGATCCACCCAGACCCTTCCCAATTATGCCCAAACCCCACTCATGATCCACCCAGACCCTTCCCAATTATGCCCAAACCCCACTCATGATCCACCCAGACCCTTCCCAATTATGCCCAAACCCAACTCATGATCAACCCAGACACTTCCCAATTATGCCCAAACCCCACTCATGATCCACCCAGACCCTTCCCAATTATGCCCAAACCCCACTCATGATCCACCCAGACACTTCCCAATTATGCCCAAACCCCACTCATGATCCACCCAGACCCTTCCCAATTATGCCCAAACCCAACTCATGATCAACCCAGACACTTCCCAATTATGCCCAAACCCCACTCATGATCCACCCAGACCCTTCCCAATTATGCCCAAACCCCACTCATGATCCACCCAGACCCTTTCCAATTATGCCCAAACCCCACTCATGATCCACCCAGACCCTTCCCAATTATGCCCAAACCCCACTCATGATCTAGCCAGACACTTCCCAATTATGCCCAAACCCCACTCATGATCCACCCAGACCCTTCCCAATTATGCCCAAACCCCACTCATGATCGACCCAGACCCTTCCCAATTATGCCCAAACCCCATTCATGATCCACCCATGAGTGAATTGGGACCCTTCCCAATTATGCCCAAACCCCACTCATGATCCACCCAGACCCTTCCCAATTATGCCCAAACCCCACTCATGATCCACCCAGACCCTTCCCAATTATGCCCAAACCCCACTCATGATCCCCCTAGACCCTTCCCAATTAAGCCCAAACCCCACTCATGATCCCCCCAGACCCTTCCCAATTAAGCCCAAACCCCACTCATGATCCCCCCAGACCCTTCCCAATTATGCCCAAACCCAACTCGAGATCCACCAAGACCCTTCCCACTCCCCTTTTGTGGCCCACAAATCTTGTAGCCCCCTCTGCCTTTGGGCCCCTGACCTTCTACACCCCCCTGATTGCAGCCCTGTCCACATCCCACATCCAATCACATCTGCCCCTTACATTGCCCCCCTTTATATCAGTTAacgccctatatatatatatattgataatggggggaGTGCATTGGGTCTCTGTCTATGATGGCTCAAAATGTAATGTTGTTTCCTTTGGCTTCACAAATGTTTGAATTCACTGAAATAATCTTAAAAGTAcgaaatcaaaataaaaacttcAAAATAAAAACTCCTTTACCCCTAAATGATCCCAATCGCTTACCGTAGATCcatagaaagataaagaagagGCCACAGTGTAGGGTCCCATTCCCACGAGCCATGGATTGGGCTCAGCCACCGGGATTATCCCCAAATAGCCATAACGTCTCCTGGCGCTGGGACCCCAGTGTTTTACCTGTAATAAGTCTGTTCTGCTCCAGACTGAGTGGGTGGGGCTTAATGGGTGGGTGGGGCTCGATGCCGCTTTTGTTGAAAAATCATTCATTGCAGTTTTTACAACAAAAGGTGCATTTAGTAaggtaaataaatacagtaatgtCGCCCCGAGCTGAATCTGTTCCATTGTGTGGTCTGAGCCCCGGCACGGAAATATCAGAGATTTGTGCTAAATCCTATTTTTAGTTTAATCCGATTATTCTCTGTTCTAGAAATACAGGATCCTCCCAATACAGAGAGTAATAGGAGCTGTAACATTATtggttccctgggtacccctggaactatagcggggtgactgttaccccaatgtttctatatatctgtaaccttgttatgggctaagggggcccagcctgaaggccagttagggggggatttggggtgagtgcttatttgtgccctgggtacccctggaactatagcagggtgactgttaccccaatgtttctatatatctgtaaccttgttatgggctaagggggcccagcctgaaggccagttaggggggatttggggtgagtgcttatttgtgccctgggtacccctggaactatagcagggtgactgttaccccaatgtttctatatatctgtaaccttgttatgggctaagggggcccagcctgaaggccagttagggggggatttggggtgagtgcttatttgtgccctgggtacccctggaactatagcagggtgactgttaccccaatgtttctatatatctgtaaccttgttatgggctaagggggcccagcctgaaggccagttaggggggatttggggtgagtgcttatttgtgccctgggtacccctggaactatagcggggtgactgttaccccaatgtttctatatatctgtaaccttgttatgagctaagggggcccagcctgaaggccagttagggggatatGATAGAATGACCCTCCTTATGAGCAACATACTCTGCTACTGTGATCTGCTGGTCCCCAACTCTATATCGAGGGATTGCCTTTGATCTGCCCTTTGGGTACCCCCCCTGTACCACCGAATCCCATTGCCTTTGGGCTTCATCAGGACTTTTGCTGGAACGCAACTGGCTCTTGGGAGATCGATTCCAACCACAGAAGGAAGTTGCGTTGATGGAAGTTCTTCTCATAGGAAAGTTATAGGAGTGTTTCTTCTTCAGCCCAGTCGGACTGTCCATATGTACTCGTTCCTATTATCCTTAGTAAGGAGGAGCCAATAAATGAACCATAACTCTGCATTAAACACAACTctaattgtttatttgttttaacagcATTTGGGGCTAATACACCGGCTTCTCTTGCTTCCCCACCGTATGTTGGGGGGCCACTACTAAATACCATGTGACTACCAACAAAGCTTCACTCCGTCAGATTCAGCCTCCTTCCCATAAACCTCCACTTCGCAGAGCTGGAGATATTCTGCTCTCCCCGGGATAACCACACTCACATAGCGGCCCGGTATTCCCTTACAGGATAGGGTGAGGGTCAGTTGGGAGACGTCTGTGACGGTGGCgcatctggggggggggaacaaatCAGGTAAGTCAGACGGAAGGGGAAATCAGCTTTTGGTGTTTGTGTGAATGTACAGAGGTCACTAATGGTTAAACCACTGGAATCTGCCAGGCTTGCCGGACCTGCCGGACCCCCCCTAAATCCATGCGGGGAGGGTGAAGGTTTTGCCCTTATTCTCACTACCCTCATTACTACATGAGATACTGTATTACACAGACTATCCTAGTCTCACTAAAACTAGGCTCCTTCCTGGGGCTTATGGcgccaccttttctgaaaaaaataccaATCTGTctgtatt
Coding sequences within it:
- the LOC116411754 gene encoding uncharacterized threonine-rich GPI-anchored glycoprotein PJ4664.02-like, translated to MARGNGTLHCGLFFIFLWIYAPVPGCTEPTTPVTHTFSTSLALSHMKTGTYANVGSNVTGIKQKPHVKKSRIRTRTTVAPAAQTETGINVAPAAQTETGIPVALAAQTGTGIPVAPVAQTGTGIPLAPAAQTGTGIPLAPAAQTGTGIPVAPSAQTETGIPVAPSAQTGTGIPVAPSAQTETGIPVAPAAQTGTGIPVAPSAQTETGIPVAPAAQTETGIPVAPAAQTGTGIPVAPAAQTGTGVQGATMAAIGRLVAKNIAIRGMAAAKPDTGTTVATATATGYDNGTKQIVITGRGPTGASTRGTDPVIRAQSAEDQNDIEPNVVTPPGLNKGTGANNNLGGSGEGGSTTVTTPTTIATTATTATTATTTIAATISTTTIATTAATTAATTIATTKATEVSGTNLSHNKYNLYYHFASEQNNNQYSN